The DNA region ATTCTTAGGAGCAGACTACCTGCTGTGATAACTCCTACCCTAAGAAGCAAAAACAAACTTCTCCCTCGGCCCTAAGTCATCTCTTCAGCTTCCAGAccatttcttttctcccttttacaGAAAAACTCCCTGAAAAGGCATCTCCGCTTCCTCCATTGTCACCTCAACCCACTCCAGTCAGGTTTCTGTCCTCAACATTCTACCAAAACAGCCCTTCACTGAGTCGATGTGGACCTCGGTTTGCTAGAGCCAGAGGCCAGTTCTCGTTGGTTTTGGTACCCCCCAAACCTCCAGGAATGCCTGACTGGTTGATCTCTTCCTCCCTCATGGAGCATTCTAATCCAAATCTAATCCCTCAAGGtttccctcttccttctcttgCCCTTTGTTGGCTGCACCACATCCCCCATCTCTAATTGTTGGGGTACTCCAAGGATCAGAGCttgatctttctctctcttctctttactCCTTCCCTAGGGGATCCCATTCTGTTTCATGTCTTAAATATCATATACATGCCCAATGACTCCCAAATTTACCtttccactcattcattcattcaacaatgttTATTAAGCCCCTACTGTATACTGAGTGCTGTTTTAGGCAATTGAGATGCACCTGTGAGCAAAATAGGGGGCTGGCCAAATGTGGCccacaggccatagtttgctgacttcTAGCCCAGAGGAGTGGCTTGAAAACTTTTTAGCAGAACTTTCTcccaaatgttattttaaaagaaagaggCCGAATAAATACGTAAAAGTGTGACAAAGTACCCTGGCTGGGGTGGACACTGAAAAGTTTTTGACAGAAAAATGGATATTTCAAAATCAGCAGCAGTTTTGGGCCTTAGGAAACACTGAACTTTTCTCCTGGGAAGGAGTTAGAGCAGACCTCCAATCATGCAAATACAAAGTCAGTATTTGCCTTTTGCATAGAGGCCACCCTGAAGTCATCAGCAACCTACATTCCAATGTCATTCCCAGGTGTGCACCAGGCATATCTTTTAGGTGTGTCTGTTGACTTGGTTATGTCTCTTGGGAAGGAAAGATTATTTTCCTCTTTGGCCTCTTCTAGGCCTTCCAAAACATGGGGAACCGAAGAAAGAACACACAGGAATATCTCACCCCCACTTCACTCCACCATAGAGCATGGGCAGAAGTGGTCAGGACGAGTCTCCCTGCTTGCAGAAGAGAAGAAACTTGATTCCCAGGCAGAATGAGCACAGAATGTAGGAATGTTGACCTATCAAGTTCCGATGACTCTTAATTTCCCTCCTGGAACCAGGGACAAATTCACTGCCCTGTGAGAGGGCATGGAGCTTCCCATGAAGGGTGTAGGTCAGTCATGGGGGAAGTGACCGGAGAGGTGGGGCTTCGCCTGTCCTCTCCAAGGTCCTCCTGACCTCAAGGCACGGAGATGCAGGGGGCAGCCCTGGTGGACCGGGTGGGAGTCTGTCAATGGAGGCAGACCAGGAGCTAGACATGGGGCACTCTGAAAGAGATGGTGACAGCAGCCGGCACCTGGACTCCATGAGAAGCCACTTGCGTGTGCTGTCAGTTATCCCCGGGCCCCTGTGAGGGACGTTGGCTTCAGTGCCCCCAAAACCTCCAGCAATGCCTGACTGAGCTGGCCTGCACGAAGTCACAGAGGCTCTACCCACATGTGGGGGAGGAGCAAAGGGAAGAGGACCCTCTCCTAAAGCCAGAAAGATGGCGATGGCCCCTTAAGAATATCTGGGCATGGTTAGCAATGGCTTTATGGTAGCCTCAGCAATGGAGACTGCAGAGAGGAGGCTTGGTGAGGGGAACAAGAGGACCTAGTGCCAGCACTAGGACACAGCCTCTTGGGGAGTTACCAGAATAACTTGGAGAAGGGGGTGGGGCGCACTGAAGATGACAAGTTCTAGCAGTCCACTGGCAGAGTCTCAACCACTATCATTTGAATATTAAAGGAAATGTGATCTATAGAGTCAAAGATGCATGaagctgggacaactggatgaaGTAGGGGTGAGGGCCCAGAATCCCTCCCATTTTCCACCTTCCTTTTACACTCACACTTCTCCGCCCGCTGGAGAGGCCCCCCGATACAACTCTCTGAACGTTAAGATTCCTATTAGAACACGGCCTGCCCCTTTTGGGGCACCCCCACGTTAAGAGGGCTGTGCCCTTACCATTGGAGACGAGCTGCCACCTTGGGTTTCACCCTGCCATGGGAGGATCAGATTTCCGACACCTGTCAGTCCATAAACCTGAGATTCAGAATATCTGAGCAGCctgggtctctgcctcttctaCCAATGGGAGGGAGATGGAGATGTGAGCGCCCCCTGTGGGCAAGTCTGTGCTAAGGAACATTTTaatcctcattaaaaaaatggcagttgctgtcaagttgactgactcatggcaaccccaagcttgtcggagtagaactgagccGCACAGGGTTTTCGGTTTTCAGTGGAGCGTGTTAACCATTAGCACCATCCAGGACTTCCAGTCCTCTCATTAATCCAGTCCTGTGAGAGTTTACATCATAAATGGGAAAACCGGGTCTCAGCTGGAGTTGGAACCCAGGCCCCTACTCCTGTTTCAGGGCCCAGGCTCTGCCAACACTTGCAGCCCCCAGGTTTTCATCTGAGAGTATGGAGGAGTGCCTCAGCACCTGGCTCTTGAAGCCATTTCCCATAGCTGAAGGCACAAAAGCTCCCATGGGACAGCCTGCCACCTAGCCTGCTGCTTTTTGCCCGTCACAGAACTGTGACTTTATCTGAACATTCAGAACCAGAATTCCCCTTCCACGAGCTTTCAGCTAACTCCAGATATCAGAAATTTGTTTTGCCATTCCTCTAAGGATTTGTTCCAGAGTGAAGACCCAGCTCAGTTCCGTTATCACTCACAGGTAGCCCAGCTCAGTCCTAACCTTGTCTCCACCTCTCTCAGACCCTCTCGCATCTAAAAGTGCATCAGGCACGACCAGGGTTGGTTCTCAAAAGGCCTTTGGGATGGAAAGGTGGGAGGGGGCAAGGTGGAAGAGAGAAAGTGAAGAGCTGGAGAGGGGGACATCCTGACACTGTCTCTGATATGTGGGACTGTCCTCTCCTCCTCACCCCCTACCTCTGCCTCTGAGGCACCATGCATGTCCACACTGACACCAAGTCCCCAGCCCTTACCATCCCAAGAAAATCTACTGTAGACAAGTGTCTGAGAGGGATTCCGTAGGTATTACCTTAAGTCTGTTTTAATTTtatgctttaaaagaaaaatactcaCTTTAGCTCTTTGACCATTATTAGTTATAAATTACTTGGGACGCACTCCTTGGCTTTGTTGTGATGCCACAGTGGAAAACATCATTCAATCTACAGTGAACAACTCACAACTCCCTTTGACACCCAAGTGTTTGTCCTTGGGGTTTCCCTTTGCCTAGGATTCCATAGCTCCTCTTCCTTCCACACAGACTGAAGCCTTagatcaaatgccacctcctctgcGAAGCCCTTCTTGACCACCACCCTCCAGACAAATTTTTTGCTCCATCCACTGTGCTCCCACGATTCTTATACATCTCCCTGTAAGAGCAAGTGTTCAACTGTATTCATATGATTTGTCTTCATCTACTCCCCACCAAAATATAAGTTCATCATAGAACCTAGAATAGGACCCAGCCACAGgatagttgctcaataaatccGTGATGGAAGAAGTAAAGAGAGCTGGAGGAaagggggaagaaggaagaagctgGGTGTACCGGGCTTCCTCTTTACCTTCGCGTGACTATTTTTTTCCAACTGTCCAATACATCGGCCACCATGGCCTCCTCCACTCTCCCCAGTTTGTCCTTGTCGGGAAGGATGAAGATGGCGGTGATGTTTCCCTTGTAAGGCATTTCCAGGACAGTGCAGGAGTGCTGGTCATCATGGCCAACCTTGTACATGCCCCCTCGGAACATCATGGGCACTTTCAAGGGCTTGTTTCTGTCTAGCATAAAGTCTTCTTCTTTGGTTACTTTTGGATCAAACTCATGTTGCCACCTGCCTTAGGATTGAAGAAGGACAATGTGACCATGAGTGTTGGAGGCAAAAGAGGTGACTGGACTGAGAAAACCACCAGGTTTGTTGGCTGTGCAGTATCAGGGAAGGTCCACAGGAATCCCGCCCCCATGTCATGCCCTGAAGGCTCCTGGTCTCAGGGCCTGGTTATCAGTTCTCAAGGAAATCAGGACTGAGATGGGAGCTGCAGGCTCCCTTTGCCTGGGTGGCCCTGAGGCTGAGACAGCCCTGGGATTGTCTTAGCAGAGGGGACTGGGTTACACTCAATAGGAACTCTTTGGGTCTGACCTGAGTAAAAATGCTACATTGTATTCTAATTAATCCCCAGAAGGAGCCAGTCTCCCGTGGGGCTGAGAAAACTAAAGGAGCCGATTGCTCTTGAGAGCTTGCTGGGGATCCGTGAATACCCAAAGCTGGGCATCTGGGCCCTTCATTTTGACCTGCGGATGCTTTGATCTAAGTGAGCATAATCTCAGAGCTGATCCTTTTCCCTGATGATGTTCTTTGCTGGAAGAAATGGATACAAGAGCCCTGTCTTTCATCAAATTCACAATGAATATTTTCAGTAGACACAGCCAAACCAAATAAAACTGCACAATAAAAAATGGCATCTTGTTGGTAACATCAAAACCACAAGAACTGACCTGTAAAAAGATGGACTTAGTAGAAATAACTGACACAAAATAAACCTGGTAGCAACGAAAACTGCACATGATACCAGTTGGTTTGACTAAATATTTAAGGAATAATTAAACATTACAAAATATAGATCGGAAAAATTGGACAAGGCTAAATTGGAAGACCTGTGGTAGCAGAGGTCATGATGGGCAAAGTAtggtagagacacaaacaaaacgaaacaaaaacaacaaaaagtgaTCAAATTTTATGGTGAAATTTGCGCGGAAAGCTACTGActccaataaaaataatttctaggCAGTTTAACTGCATTTTTGTATAAAACTGAGAAAGCAGTGTGTATGAGTCCCAGAGAGCCAAGAGGAAAGGGGTGAGAACTTTGCCTTCACCCTTACACTCTGTGCCCTTACACAGTGTTGGGGCCAACTGCCTGCATTCACACCCTGGCTTTGCTGTTCTAGAAGTATGACATCAGACAGGTGTCTcaatctccctgagcctcagcatCCTTATGTGGAGGATGCGAATGATGATAGACTGCTGATCACAGGACTGCTGTAAGACTGAGTGGGATAAGGCAGTATATCTCAGCGAATGTGTACAGAGAGTGTTCAGTGAATGCTAGTCATCATCAGCATCGTCATTGTTGCTTTTGAGCCTGTTTTGATCTAGGGGATGAAGGAACTTTGGGAAATTCCAGATTCTCCCTTCTGTTCTGGGCAGACAGAAGTATCAGTCTACAAGTATCaccctttttttcttctctagccATTAGTCTCCCTCTGGATTTGGGGGGACCCGAGCTTTCAGATTCAGAGCCATGTTGCTGGAAGCTCACAGTGATCTTGGCTGGCCTGAGGGGTATTGGACTCTGATTctcgcgtgtgtgtgtgtgtgtgtgtgtgtgtgtgtgtgtggtggtggagGATGAATCTTGGAATCTGGAACATGCTTCCATCTTATTTTCAATCTCTCAGACTCAGACTTGAGGACTCTACAAACAAAGTCTGATAAACAGACCAAGTTTCCCACCACAGTGATCATCACCACAGCCATCACCATGCTAAGGGCTTACTTGGAGTGGTGGAAAGTGCGCAGCCGCAAGCCAAGAGAAGCGGGTTCTAGTCTTGACCTCATTAATTGGCTGTGTAACACTGAGTAAGTCAGTTAATCTTTCTCTCTGAGTATCACTTTTATCACCTAAAAAGTGGGAATAAGAATATCACCTCAATCTCTACAACCAATATTGTGTTAGGACAATCAGTTATAATGGAACTGCAGATATAGAAGATAATTTGGACTTCACAAAGCTCCCTTCACAAAGAGAATCCCAATAACTGTCCTATGAGCTACGTATCATGACACTGGttttatagacaagaaaaatGGGGTTCTGAGAGATTAATTGCATACGagttcaaggtcacagagcaagcgAGTGGCCAACCCAGCTTTTTAATCTAAGTCTATTAATCATTTCATGCCGACATGTCCCAAGCCTTACCtagaaagaaaatagaatttaCAAGAAGCATCACAGTGCCGGGATCTATATTCTTGATCAGGTTGTTTACATTCCCATGAGTTTTCCGACTCACATAGTCATTGATCTGCTTCTGAGCAGCTTCTAAGTTCCGGAAGTCAGTGGGAACAGTGTCCGCATTGTATAGGTTCTTGACATTTGCCAGAAACTTCCGCTGTATCTGCAGCCTCTCTTCTATGAACAGCACATTACTGAGGTTCAGCTTGATATCCTGGTCCCCCTGGTTCAGTCTCTGGATGAGGTAATGGAAGCCCTCGTGACGATCCTTGTCTGGCAGTTCAAAGAAGTTGAAGGCCTGCTTGATCTCATCCAGAGTAGAACCCTGGGCACCTAAGCTCAGCATGGAGAAGGCTGTGGAGATGCTCAAGGGGGAGAAGAAGATGTTTCTCCCAGGGCTCTTAGCGGCCAGCTTCTTGAAGAGCTGGAAGCCAAAGTCTGTGTTCCGCCTTGCAAGCTCCTGGGCTGCCCGCCTTCCCTTCCATGCTTGGGCCTGGTTCACAGCCACATGACTATTTGGAGAGAGGTGGTGCTGTGGAAAACCTTTCACGGCCAGTAGGCCAGCTAGAAGCAGGCCCAGACCCAGCGTGCGGTTCATTTTTCCTTGGAAATTGTTCTGTTGAAAAGTAGACtggaaattagaaaacaaacGAAACACGAGCTCTATTGCCCCAATCTTTTCCACAAGGAAGACTGGACGGAAAAACTAATGCAATGACCAGTGTGCTGTGCACGGTGGTTTATAagtactttcacatgcatatagcaTTTAACCTATAAAAATCACCCCTGGGATGAGAAATGATTGTCCCTGTTTCATAAGTGAGAAGCCTGACTATAGGAAACAGCTCTTGTTTGTGTTCCTCCCCTTCTTATAGTAACAGTACCTTGATTCTTTTGAGAAACTGCCCCTCTCTACTCTATGGGGCCATGATGAGAATACCCCACAGTGTGCACATGTGACTCAGGCCAGACCATCATAATAGTCCATCCCATTGCCGCATGGATTGGTTAAGGAATGATAGATAGATAGTGAGACCAAAATCATTTCCATCAGTATCTTTCTCAGGGAATGCAAAGCCCTCTCAACTCTGGGTGACTGGCTTAATGACATAATCATGATGTTAAATATGGCCGTGATTTCCACATGTAAACAAGAGAAGTGAGATAGAGATGGAAAGAGAGAAATGGAGACACACATCTGATGACattgttggagtccctggatcCAGGTGTACCTGAAGtccattcttctctgtttttccACATTATATGAACCAATAAATTTTACAATTGGTTagtttgagtttggtttgtttaccTACAGCCAAAAGAATTCTGACCAAATTGCAGAAATTAAGCCATTTGTCTAAGATCGCATGGTCTGTTAGTGACAAATATCCACTCTAGGAGAACCCAGGTCTTGGGTAAACCTCCTTCCCTACATCCTTTCCAGGGAAGAGAAGGGAATGGTGTCTTGGGGAGGAAAGTGCAAGGCTGCCTGGCTCCATGACTGCTGCCCCTTCCATCAACCTCCCATTTTTGACACCACTCACAGGACTGAGATTTGGGGAACAAGAATTTTATCTTCCACTTTCCCTTAACCTCTAGCCATAATGCCTCACAGAGCTTCCGAATGTATGatacttgtcttagttacctcgtgctgctgtaacagaaataccacaagtgggtgacatTAAAgagcagagatttattttctcatcgtTCGGAGTCtctaagtccaaatcagggtctcggccatACTGGTTCCTTCCTTGCAGGAAGTTCCAAgccttcctcagttccttggctgtAGATGATCCACgtagcatctgtcttctcccttgtttgcgtgtgtgtctgtgtctagaCTGCTCGTTATACAATTCataagtgattaagtttaggctcCACCcaacactggtatggcctcaactgattgattgattatattacatttGTTTGCATTATGGAATGTGATTACATCATATTACATTAGCTGTAAGGTATTACATTACCTTATATCAGATTACATCCACTGGCATTGGGATTAGAATTCTAACACATCTTTTTTGGAAGTggtgggggggggcacaattcaatccataacagtattcCAAAAAGCTTATTGATTTCTCTAGTTGGGCATACTACTATCAATGATTTTACACCAGTTTACATATAAAATAGAGGCAGATTTCATTGATTGGTTTCTGGTATGccacttattatttttttcccttgtagtTTACATCTACTTGAATGTGCAATCCGTGGGGAATAGTGAACTCCTCATCAGCAAGGGCTTTTCATGGTTGTCTTAGGTGGGGTTCCCTATAAGCAGGGCCTGAGACAAGGATTCAGCTGTATATTGTGTATTCAGGGAGAGCTTGCAGGAGGAACCTGTAGGGAAGTGAGGGAAGCAGGGCAGGAATAGGGAAGGGACCAAGCAAGGATGTGGTCTCAGGTCAGATCTAGCCTTAATTGGGTCTATAGAGGGAGGGTCTGGAGCACAGACCACATAGAGGAATCGAGCATTTGAGGCAAGAGGTCTGGCCTTTTGGACCAAATCGCTCAGTCATTAGATGTGATTTGCCCCCAGGGCACAAGGGGTGAGGTATAACTTTCTGGAACAATTAGCTCCTGCCAGTCAAGGGCAATTTTCTGGATAAGTGGAGCAGCTCTCatagctttgtgtgtgtgtgtacttgtgtgtgtgtgtgtgtgtgtgtgtatgggggagTATATGTCACCAGCGAAGGGGAACTGGGCAGGGCACAAACTGATTATGTTCTTGTGTTTGAAACTATTAGTAAATGCTATGAGTTGCTTCCCAAGCATCCATTCTGCCTTCCACCTTCGTAACGGaatgccatttcttttttttcgtaTGTCTACCTCTCTCCTAGGCAGCTTTGACACCTTCTATAGAACTGGTATTTTGGGGGACAAGAATTTCATCTTCCGCTCTTCCATAATCTCTAGCCGTAATGCCACACAGAGATGTCAAATGCATGAGAGGATTCTATTACTGAGTGATGTGGGGTAATCTCAACTCCCTTGCTAGTGACCGGACTAATCCAATTAGTGCATGGTGAGTTTCTGCCCTCATGGTTGTTCAATGAGGGTCATGTAACTTAAGTGGTCCAAAGAAGGTGAATTTCAGGACTGTCTGTTGAAATGTAGgggtgtggtgcagtgaattgcttTAATATGGTACTTCtaaccatggtcttgtgacttccacaaaatgattgggtaggactatgcaaataaggaacTTCTGGTccaccaagaggattggacaCTTtttctaatgcaaataaggtgcatggaatccTTGTGGGGGTGGAACTATGCATATAAGTTGCATGAAATCCttgtaggggattggtcagttttgccatccccttAGGCTTAAAGGTTGGAGGGGGgtacctcactaccaccaagaagaagagctcGGAGTAGattatgtcctttggacccagggtccctgtgttgagaacctcctaggcccaGGACAGAGACCTGTAACACCAAAGATGGCACAAAATGGCTAGAAGTGGAGACAAGCACAGCAGAGTCCAGCAGCAGACAAAGGGCAGTGGCATGGGACTGGCagtgagacagctgagtgccattaggaaggaggcttcctggcagagtggagtaCCCCTGGGCACTTATTGCTGGAactaaagagttttgtaacacttgcccaagcaagcCAGAGGTCAGGCCAAGAGCGAGAGCCGAGGGCCAAGGGCCGAGAGCCAAGAATGAGGTCTGAGGGTGGAGGGCCAAGAacaggggctgagggctgagagaGAGGCCTGTCTGCAGGCACGGCAggaaagaagctgtcctgaccaaagcagtgcgtcctgagttgttcctgttacctcCAAGTTGACCCTGATTCTGAATTTTAACCTGTTAAACCCACTTTACTTTCCTACAattcccataattgtgagtatggtctatgagctttgtgtggccattgcaatgaattatcaaacccagcagagaagtaaagagtgctgggggagggacggctggtgtgtgtctgacctcttcttcataggaaccagctttggacTGCTGCTGATGTTTATGCTCCTCTCTCAGCCTGAACTGGGACAAGGCCTGATGCCACTCCATTTTTACATGGAGTGCTGCCCTCTCTCTTCTTCTGGATGTCTTtggtagaaagatgtgatagCCCATTCTACCATGGCCAATTTGCCCCATAAGGacaaagccagaacacaaaaacaGTACACCCAAGGGAATTTCAGAGAAAGTGGAGGTGGAGCCACAGATGAAGCTGACCCAGGAGCCCACCTTTCCTCTCTATTTCCAATGGTGTTAGCATGAGTTCCATGATCATTTACTTGCAGCCCAAAGCACCCTAACAGATATgagtacactaaaaaaaaaaagaaaaagccaggaCTAAGTAGTCAGGAGTTCTGGGCTCTGATTTCACCCTTCATAGCTGTGTAACATTGTGGAAAtcactttccctctctgagcctaGGTGATGTCTAAGTATCTTCTGCTcttaaatgactgatttttcaagtaaaaattaaaaatagttagTGAGGAACAAGGGCTCTAGGGGTTGTCTGAAACAGGTTAATGAGGAGAAGATTTTAAAACccctaaggattttttttttaaggatgtctCAGGTAAAGGACAGAAAATAGACCATGGAATGCATTCAGCCTTGTAGGTGAGTGCAATGGACTGTTTACGAAGGCTGTTTGGATTAAAAATAGAAGCTTCTTTTATTCAGAGTTGATTGCTGCATATGTGTGGGCTATTCCCCAGTGCCTAGGAGTGGAGAAGCTAAGACAGGTTACTTAAGGAGCTGAGAGAGCATTCTTAGCAGTGGCTTTGCCAGCCAGACCTGGGACGTAACACGGTTGAGCAACCTGCCAGGAGCTAGGAGTGTGAGTCAGgggtagggcagggcagagccGGCAGGGAGGGGATCCACCCTGCTCCATCCCATAACTTTCTGGCCCATACGCACAATTTTACAGTGATGTTCAGTCAATAACCTCTCAGAGTATTTTCTACATTGCTGAATTTCAGGAAAGAGAGCTGCGTAAAGAATTAGAAGACTGGATATTGGTTTTCTCCCACTTATGTATTTGTTAGGTGGCACTGAGCAAGAATAAATCTCTTAAACTTTCAGAGTCTCAGTATCTTCATCTATTGCTGTTGtcgttgctagctgccattgagttggaccctgactcatggtgaccctatgcacaacggaaggaAATGCCGCCCAGTCCTATGCATCCCCATGGTCGGTTGCAAATCAGACCacggtgatccatagggtttccattggttgattgtcagaagtagatcaccaggcttttcttccttgtccaCCTTAatcaaagctccactgaaacctgctcagcttcGTAgaaacacccaagcctccacagacaggtgGGTGGTAGCTACACTTGAGGGGCATCGGCTGGGAGTGGAACctgggtttcccacatggaaggtaagaactctaccattgaaccaccacagCCCTCTTCTTCACCTGGTAAGTGGGTGACAAAATCCAGATTTCTCTCCCACTAGATGCTGTAAATCAgctgcctgcccccacccccccggACACAGCcccagtctcagtttcctcttgaCTCTGCAGACCTGTGTCACCGAAGTCCCTGTAGGCCTTCTGCTCAGCCCCAGCCCAATGCCTGCATCCTAGCCTTTCTCCCCCAAAACGGCCCACACCAGCCCCATTTCTTGGACTTTCAATCTGGTGGGCATCACAGGCCTTCAACTAACCCAAATTTGTCAGGTGGGTGCCAGTCCCAGGTGACtgggtagcctttttttttttttaattccatcaatTAAAATAGCTGGGTGACTAGTTGTTTCCCCATAAATTGATAGGCTGTTCTCCTGAGTTGAGCAATTCTTTGTTCGTTTCTAGtttggaggtgtgtgtgtgtgtgtgtgtggtttttaccAGTATAACCACGTAAAATAAAGAAGGAGATATAAACTCAACCCTGTAGGGTATACATGGGGTAGACAAAGCTATACgcagtatttcatttcttctctgaATATTCTGGTCCCATATTCTCTATTAATTTAGGAAACTACCTTCATTCTCTTGTGTACGATAAAATAGCATCTCACTTACTAGAAGTCATCCATCCTGAAGACTGATCCTAACCAGGTTAGGGGCCCTCTGGACAATGAGTACAGGTGCCCTAAAGTCTACCTGGGGAGGGTGCTGCCCTTGGGAGAGCTCTCGGGCCACTATGTAGGcacttactttctttttttgcccattcaacaacttctacatatataattcagtgacattgattatattcattATGTTCAGTAATAATTAt from Elephas maximus indicus isolate mEleMax1 chromosome 10, mEleMax1 primary haplotype, whole genome shotgun sequence includes:
- the SERPINA12 gene encoding serpin A12 gives rise to the protein MNRTLGLGLLLAGLLAVKGFPQHHLSPNSHVAVNQAQAWKGRRAAQELARRNTDFGFQLFKKLAAKSPGRNIFFSPLSISTAFSMLSLGAQGSTLDEIKQAFNFFELPDKDRHEGFHYLIQRLNQGDQDIKLNLSNVLFIEERLQIQRKFLANVKNLYNADTVPTDFRNLEAAQKQINDYVSRKTHGNVNNLIKNIDPGTVMLLVNSIFFLGRWQHEFDPKVTKEEDFMLDRNKPLKVPMMFRGGMYKVGHDDQHSCTVLEMPYKGNITAIFILPDKDKLGRVEEAMVADVLDSWKKIVTRRVVDVSVPKFSITGTYSLKDILSHLGISKIFEENGDLTRISPHRSLKVGEVFHKAKLKMDEKGTEAAAGTAAETLPMEKPVEVKLNRTFLMIIQEENTDSMLFLAKIANPNGT